TGAATGTCAGTGTCCTGTTCATGATCGGCGGCGACGGCACCATGAAGGCCGCCTCCAAGATCGCCTCGGTCATCGCTGAGCGCCGACTGAAGATCTCCATCATCGGCATCCCCAAGACCATCGACAACGACATCAACTTCGTCAGCCGGTCCTTTGGATTCGACACGGCCGTGGAAAAGGCCACCGAGTCCATCCAATGCGCCCACGTCGAGGCCACCGGGGCTCCCAACGGCATCGGCATCGTCAAGCTCATGGGCCGCGAGTCCGGCTTCATCGCCGCCCAGGCCACCCTGGCCCTTAAGGAGGTCAACTTCGTCCTCATCCCCGAGTCGCCCTTCGACCTTCACGGGCCCAAGGGGCTGATCAAGGCCATCGAGGACCGCATCGTCAAGAGACGGCACGCAGTCATCGTCGTCGCCGAGGGGGCCGGTCAGGAGCATTGTCAGATCGAGCACAAGACCGACGCCTCGGGCAACCCCATCCTCGGAGACTTCAGCGAGATCCTCATCCGGGAGATCAAGGCCCATTTCAAGGCCAAGGAAATCCCCTTAACCCTCAAATACATCGACCCCAGCTACATCATCCGCTCCATCCCGGCCAACGCCAACGACCGGGTCTATTGCGGCTTCCTGGGCCAGCACGCCGTGCACGCCGCCATGGCCGGGAAGACGAACATGGTCGTCAGCAAGCTTCAAGACCGTTATGTGAACATCCCCCTCGATCTGGTGACCCTCAAGCGCAAGAAGATCAACACCAGCTCCAACTATTGGCGGGCCGTGGTCGAATCCACGGGACAACCCCTGTCCATGAAAAACGACGCGCCCGTCGAGACGGGAAAGAATACGTAAGGATTCCGGCCCATGAGTTCCAAGACCCGCATTCTAGCCCTGGTGACGGTTGCCGCCGTCGTTTTTGTGGTCGGCACCGTCATCTACAGGCTGATCCTGCTCAAGAACCCGCCTCCGCCGGTGTACGTTCCCCCGCCCCCGGCCATCGAGCAGCCGGTTTTAACACCGGAGGACGAACCCGGGCCCGAACCTCGAAGCGACATCAAGCCCGCCCCGCTCGAGCCCATCGAGACCGAACCCGCCGAACCGGAAGCCCAACCCGTTGAGCCGGAACCGGCCATGCCCGAGTCGGACCCCGTGGTCACCCCGGAATTTCCGGCCGATCTGGCCGTGTTCCTGGCTGGCCACTACCGCCCGTCCGGCAGCGTCCTGAATCCCGAGTCCACGGGCCTCCTGGCCCTGGACGTCAAGACCGTGAACATGCGCTACGGCACTGAACTCCTGGGCCTGGATCCCGGTCCGGCCGACGATCTCGACCAGGCCAGGAACTCGGTCTTTCGACACGTCCTAAGCCCTGCCACCATCCGGGTCCTGTCCTTTCTCTACGCCGGACAATTCGTCGAGGAGCTGCGTCTGGCGGCCACGGAGATCACGGTGGAATTCCCGGCCGACGGAAACGCCACGGTACGCAGAGCCCTGACCCCCGACCAGCGCCGGGAATTCTTCGTCCTTTTATCCGATAAAATCAAGGACGTCGGCCAGGCCCTGGTCTCCCTGACCGGGAACCGGAAGGTCATGGATCTGACCCGCGACTATGTCCGCCGCGTGGACGAGGTCAACAACGCCTATTTCTACTTCTGGAAATTCAAAGACCAGGGCACGCCCCAGGACCTCGAAGA
This Deltaproteobacteria bacterium DNA region includes the following protein-coding sequences:
- a CDS encoding ATP-dependent 6-phosphofructokinase, which produces MTYDIAKLDTTIENLGEAKIPSPMPFGRFIPNDQTCLVHINSELDKESCKAPTYCDFEEAGPREFTYFDPPKTKCALVTCGGLCPGLNDVIRAIVMEAHHNYRISATFGIQYGLQGFIPKYGHDLIELTPKAVADIHAFGGTILASSRGPQPPEEIVDALERMNVSVLFMIGGDGTMKAASKIASVIAERRLKISIIGIPKTIDNDINFVSRSFGFDTAVEKATESIQCAHVEATGAPNGIGIVKLMGRESGFIAAQATLALKEVNFVLIPESPFDLHGPKGLIKAIEDRIVKRRHAVIVVAEGAGQEHCQIEHKTDASGNPILGDFSEILIREIKAHFKAKEIPLTLKYIDPSYIIRSIPANANDRVYCGFLGQHAVHAAMAGKTNMVVSKLQDRYVNIPLDLVTLKRKKINTSSNYWRAVVESTGQPLSMKNDAPVETGKNT